A region of the Arachis hypogaea cultivar Tifrunner chromosome 15, arahy.Tifrunner.gnm2.J5K5, whole genome shotgun sequence genome:
TATATGTTTTATGACAGACCCGGAATCATGTGCTTGTTACCTCCCTACTAATGAGCTGGTCCATCACTCAGGTAAGTCTTTCACAATTTCTAGATGGTTATTGATTTATTTatacttaattatatatatatatttcatttccTCTATGTTTGCTATCTCTAACTTCAAATATCATATTTGAAGTAATTGAAAGTGCTAAGAGCAAAGTAAGTTGATTACTTGGCTTCTTAACACTGATGAGTAGATTTTAATTGCTGGATGCCATAGCATAGAACTAGATAACTCATTATTCATGGGATATTAGGCTCAGTAAGATTTCTCTGCTAAAGTCAGTGAAAGTATAGGTGTAGGCTGTAGGGCATAGTGGACAAAATTTGATTTGTGCCACATACCTGTTGTGTGACATATATAGTAGTGTAATGTAATTATTTAGATATGTTGtttttatttgaaatgttaatttattatttaatggtTATAACTTATAAGCACCTGTTACATGTAACTCAAACCAGCAAGCCTTTAGGTTTGGCGCTCCATCTATTGCTTCGGGTAAATGCACCATTTTTTCTGTGTTAAAAAGGTAAAATATGTATCAGCCAATACCATTTTTTATTGTTGCAACTGCAGATAATTCACTATTCTTTCTTTGGCTTCAAGGAGGCTTTCCCATCATGGCTTTTGTGGCTAAGGTATGATTGAAGGTCCGGTTCTGCATATAGTAGAGTAACGGGTAAATCTTATTTTCCTGATATATTGGCTGAAATTCTCTACTTGCAATCTATTTTTGTTCATAACTTCTATTGAGAATATCAAGTTGATTGCAGGCGATTCTTGCATGCGCAATTGCTGCCAAGGACTATGACAAGCTCGAGTATTACAGGTTCTTTACATTgctatttttaaacaaaaaagatCCTAATCTTTGCTCAATTAAATTAGCTGCAAGACTAACAAACAATTATATTGCAGATGAGTTTGGTTTTGGGATTGGCTCTTGCATTCATTCTTGGTGCAGGATTTCCTTTTAGAGCTAAACTATTTACAGGTTTATGGCTATCTATTCATCATATCTTCAGCATTGAGAGGTTTTAATTCTATTTCAGTCAGGGAGATGCCAAGACCAACTTTCAATGTGGAGTTTGATGCTGCCAATGCAATTTGGTTATCtattaatattttagattattCCATCTTTAAGGGCTAAGTGTAATTTGTGACATCAGTTAATGAAGAAGATCCATGTAATATTAGGATGGTCATCTTATTTTTTTGGGTATCTTTTTATTGAGACAATGAGATATTGGTCAATAATGttgaaaaaattctattttaccttattGACGGATTTTCTATCTGTATTCAGAGTTTGAAATGGTTTTCCAAGGCTCCAATTACTGACGAAAAATCTGTCGCTATTTACCGACGGAAAATCCGTCAAAAAATCTGTCTCTAATTACCGACGAAAAACCTGTCGAAAAATATGTCTTTAATTACCGACAAAAAATTCATCGGCAAACCTGTCTctaattaccgacgaaaaatccgtcgAAAAGTTTGACGTTCTAAGGAAATAGAGGGGAGAATTTACCGaggaaaaatctgtcggtaactgATAAAAATATGTCAGTAAATTACCGAcagaaaaaaatccgtcggtaaataattttcgacgaGACTTTTACAAAGGGACGTAATCCGTCGATAATTTTGTTggtaataaaaaatttgtctataataaaattaaatctgtctgtaaatatGTCTGTATTAAacaattttctagttgtgatttataataattttatatatgtaaattataattatatatttattatatttaaaattattcatttatttcaataataattaaaaagtgtaaaaataaaaaaaaatttatagactattttaaattaatttttattatctttcaattattttttaaatgccTAATCTAACACTTACTTGGACATCATTGCTTGCCATTCAAATTCCTAGTCACTCGTAGAGGAGTCTTATTATTAATAGTTATAATAaaagtaaagtatattttttatttttaagatttgtaatttttttaaaatatttttaatatttaattttatttaattttgtttttaatattttttatttatttaattttgtcattaatattttttattttgttcctaATATTTCAGATAGAATTAACATCCATAGGTAATTTTGATGCAAACCGAAAacgttaaaaacaaaattaaatacaattaataaacattagagatatttttaaaaaaaataacaattaatgttagaaataaaaaatatactttactcttataataattattttttttatttttttttttcaattattatattagatcaatttggttaaatttgataaataaaaagacttagatatatatatatatgtgaaggATTATTCTTTGTATATATTACACATCATTAATATTGTAATTATACTTTATGCATGGTATTTGAATGTACACGAGATTTCAGTTGAAGTTTTACAAGATATCACTCTCTTAATATATACACAATTGTCATCTCTACGTATATCTGGGTATAAGAGTAAGCCTCAAGTTAAACCACATTTGTTTATATATttcagcttttttttttctttttttttttaataattccgatatatattattggaataGTCTACTCTTGTCACATATGAACGAGGGACATGATTAACTCATAAATAAGGACTCATTAGAAAAGCGCAGTGGGCACCAGCCATAAACAAGACAAATAAAGCATCAAGGAACACACAAAAGCAAAAGCTAATACACCGAACTATACATATCAAACATCTAAAAAAGGGAAATAAACTCAAGCAGCTGCTAAAGATATGAAAAACCGGGATACACTGTTTGATGCATGAAtataatatatgatatataaaaCATATTCCTAAAAGTCTAAAAGGATTAAAGCCTATAAAGGGACCTATATTAGAAGGGGTCGCCTCATTTTGCCACACCTTGTATGTGCCTGTCATAGCAACAAAGATTCAAAGAACAAACAGAGTCTAAGTCTAGACACACCCATCACCTATCATTAGTTTATGGACCATGGCTACGCTAACTTGAGCCTTGTCCATTTCTTGGGTTGCACTTAAAGCTGCACGGTTTGCATGCCATTTTATATCTGGCTAGTCACAATTATATGTTTCAAAAggcatatattttttaatatgttaattttttCCTTAAATATACATACACTAGTAatattatttgaaaattaaaaggtatgtattaatttaatatttaatatattcaaaacatgaaaataagaGTTTAAAATATCAATTCGAAATGCTCATACCAAAAGTTAGAGGAAggtataaaataaatggtaataaCAAGTACAATATATTATTACATCAATCATGTTaggtgtacattaaaattagtcattaggATAGAATAAtacacaataaaatataaaaatatacattaaaaataaattaaactatcaaatatacatgataactgattttagtatacaaataatatttatgATATTATAAATGTTTAAATCACCAAATTGTTAGACACGTGTATAATAAACATTAGAAAATACTAGGGCAATATTCTTAGTCGAAAATAAAATTGAGCGTTAATTAGTGTTGATtcgaatataaaataaattatcaaaagataTTAATCACATAATATTTTGTAAACAATTTAGTAGTCCTACtagagaataattttttttttcttaaaattatgAAAACAATATCTGTATGTCACAATTATGGTTTTAAAAATCGGATCGAACTTATTACTTTAGATGGAATCATtgaaaatcaatcactaaaaataaaaatcagtTGGTAACGAATcgattaaaaaattagaaaatcagtCAAAAACTCGTTacagttttttaataattaattagtttaaaatgataaacacaaaaaaacacttttatctaaaaaaatatatattatatacataattatattatttaattacctCTAGCTCAACTCTGATTAAACTTtggttgaattttttaatttttgaatatctAACTCTACTAGTTTAATattgatatgatttttaaaaccTTTGTCACAATACatatataaaagataaagataaagatgaatATAATTTATTAGAGAATTagtttttttatcaaataattagtcactaaaataataaataaacaaaaataaaaaagcaatattaactaattattaactaaaaaaattaagtcTCAACCtttttctaaataaatatttCCACTCTCACTTGACCCCACAATCACTTTCACCAACTCCGATCCATACGCTCTTGCAAACATGCGCACTACATCAATAACGATTCCTTGCCCTTTACTACACACACATTCAGTTTCAGACTCCTCAAATGAGAGTAGTCACTGACACAAACACACCCAAGTGAGAAAGACATTATATTGTTGCACAATGCAAGGGGCATCATGGCGTATTACCTTAGCTTGGTAGTAGTGTACTGTGCATGCAATCAGCACCATCCCATCATCAGAAACAATAACAACCTTGGAATTCTTCGCTTTTCTTGCAAACTATATTATTAGTAAAGCTACTTTCTCCCATAACGGGTTCCCTTTAATAACATTCGTGTCTCCAGTGCCTTACATATTCCCTTGTCACGCACTTTATGATCAGTGCCAACCTTCACGTCTTTTTATGTTGGAAAAACAACATGGGCGTGACCAAGACAATGAACATATAATCATTGAGGAATTTTTACCATATATATTATTTAGggtaaaatacatatttaaactAAATAGAGCCAAAAATTATAcaattcacctaaaaaaaatattacatggATCTCTCAATAGGAcgtttttatataaatcgaatgagCCTAATTCGAATTATCCATTCCAATACTAATTCGAATCAggtcaattcgaattactagaGAAATATCCAAATCGAATCTAACCAATTTAATTTATGCACGCATGAAATGTCCTATTAAATCGAATCACATTGATTCGACTTATACATGCAACTAACGTGCCTAGTAATTTGAAACAACATGTTTCAATTTACACCTTGTAGTGTCcttatataatttgaatttgactgatttgaattaccaagaacataTATAGATCAAACAAAGTAAATTCGATTTACTATGATGCCAACGTATATAGATGTGAACGTGAATTCCTGCCATGAGAGTGAAACACAATGGCTAGTGGGGATAGTTTTTTAGTGTTTGTGCACTATAAAGGGTCGATTAAGAAAAAAACACGCTTTGGAATTAAGTTTACTGATAAGGATCTCCTCAGTATTTTTCTGAAACCTACAACGAGCTTTGCTGAGTTCCTGAATTCTATAATCCAAAAACTAGGGGTTGCAAGACATGATACGGGTTGAGAAGTTATTCTATCGAATTCCGATTTCAGTTTTGCGACATGATATGAAATATGATTCTTTTGTCATAGAGAGTGACGAGAATTTGGAGGTTCTGTTCTATTGTCATTGGAAGTTTCTCGAGGTCAGGACCCCTAAGCTGTTGGCCAAGCTTGTAGATGTGGTCTCCAACTCAGAAAGTTCGAACCGAAATCTCCAAGCTCCAACAACGGCAGCCTATTCTAGTTCGAGGCCTGTTGGTGCCTCTTCATCTGTGTCTATGATTGCATCTGAGGCAATGGTGGTAGCCTCCCCGTCCTTCATAGTTGATCTAAATCGCAGTGGTGACGGAAAAGTTGATATTACTGATACGGCGCCGGTTTCATTACAGGATGGACCTCCTGGTCCTTCGCACCTGAGGCCTGATGTCGAATTATATAAGGACAATACGAGGTGTAAATCAAAacaagttgtttcgaattactaGGCACGTCAGTTGCATGCATAATTTGAATCAATGTGATTCGATTTAATAGGACAattcatgcatgcataaatcgaaTTGGTTAGATTCGATTTGCATATTTCtctagtaattcgaattgaccTTATTCGAATTAGTGTTGGAATGGATAATTCGAATGGGGctcattcgatttatataaaaacatCCTATTGAGAGATCCATATAACGTTTTTTCTTTTGGGTGAATTGTGTAATTTTGGGCTCCATTTAGTTTCAATATGCATTTTACCCTATTATTTACAACATCATCACATATACTAGTGGCTGGTATGTGCTTAATTAATTGCTACTATTCCAGATTTTCTAACtattaattatatgatttttaaattttatatatatatatatatatatatatatatatatatatatatatatagagagagagagagagaataagtTATCATTTTTACCCAAAGTTATATACGTTGACAAATCTATctacgaaaaaaaataaaattgaaatggtATATATAAAAGATAGATTCCGTGTAACAAAATTCTCTAAGTACTAAAAACAACTCAAAATTCTCAAATTACATTTTTTCAACCCTAATTAACCTCACTCCTTATTTCTCTAATCCCCAATTCAAGTACAAACAATACAAATTCATTTTTCCTAATGTCACAGATAAAATAAAGTTAAAGACTAATAAAAACTAATCTAACTACAATACATTCCTCATGAAagacttcaacaaatcaagaAAGACTTCAACAACCCAATCGCCTTCTCCTCATGGAAGATCATCACTGACTATTGCCACCATTGAAAACACTACAACATTTTCAGTAGATAGCGGCGGTTCTGGACCCATATTACCGCCGCTAAACATTTTGTGGTGGCTAAGTATAACCGCTCCAAAATAAGCCGCAGGTAAACAATTAGCAACGGTTTCTATTAACCGCCGCAAAATCAGCATTCAATTTTGCAGCGATTATATCTACTGCCATAATTGGAAACATAAATGCCTTTCATTTTAGCGTCGGTTTGTAATTGCTGcaatataaacataattaaaaaagatattttttctgttttttattatttaatgtcAATATCAATATGCTTGTTTCCTTTATTTCGtttcttttttattagtttaatttaatagaaattaattaaaattaagaacttttaattaaattaaaaaataaaatgttataagaaaaagaaatatatatataacaaaattgtCACAAGCGCATCATTCTTTATAAACTAAAATTAGGTCATGTCAGAAAAATAAACATTAAacactaaaacaaattaaattctatagtatcTATTTCAGTTTACTTAAACTCATTATTTTTGTTGCATGTCATGATTGTCAAAAGAAGATGGTCTTGTGCGCAATGAAGTCGGTGCACTCTCCAAAGAATCCAGCTCTGCAACAACGTCCGGTGGCAAATTGTCTCATTGCTGTTGAATTAGATATCTCAAAAGATTCTCCATTATTTATCTCTTCGCCTTCTCTTCTGCTGCCTCAACCTTTAATTCTGCAATCGTTCTATGATACTCTTCAATTTGCACACCAAAGTCCAACAATTGTGCAGTAGCATTACCAAAAAGTTGGGTGGGATATGGTCCAACACCTAAACCACGAACTCGTCCTGGGTGCTCCTTAACAAAAACCTATGCAAGCAAATTATTTTGTGAAAGCTACTTCGAGGATTCATCTTGGCTCTCAATATTCGTAATTACTTCCTACAAATATACTAGAATTGGGGTTATAATAGTTTTAAGTTTAGCATGATGAATACAAAAAgagaagtaaaaaattttaaaacattacTTACACTAACAACACGCGCATCATCATGGATATCCGAGCCATTCTTTTTTTGTGAACCGTGGTCCATAACTCTCCTCTACTAATGCGCTTTTCTCGTAGTTGCTCCTATAACATTGATGTCGACACAGTCATGTAAATAACAACACTATATTTAGGAAATGATGCAAAATCTGAAACACAATCTATTTATTACCTCTTCGTCTTCTCGTCTTGCCAATGTTTTGGAACTCCTAGTATGTGTGTAAACTTGCTTCGAACGATTTAAAGCATTTTGTTTACACTTTTTCTATCAACAACGAAATAATTACAAATGAGACTGGgatgaattaataaaatataaagagtCTTTTACGTACCCATATATGGTTTAGGGGAAAGAAATACAAAATACTATTTGTTACCTTTGTTTCTTCCTTCAAGCGATATTCAAAGAATAATTTCCAGTGATTTGCATCTATTCTTGATAGGTGACGCTTAACATTTTTCTCAAGAGTCTTTATTCATTGTAAAACTTATGATACAAGTTGTGTCTTGTATCCTTTCAGTTCTTTCCTATCCTTTGCAAAatttttcactttattttttCTTCGGCGTCGTCCTCATATTGAAAGACCTGCTACAATTATTTCCATTGTCAGTAACCAAAATCAATGAATAGAGATAAGACTATGGTAATGTgaagaatatcaataattaaaaataaaatctactttaaaattaaaaaatataacaatatatgAATCTAGAAAGCATTATTACATATAAGATAGAAATTCTAACTTAAACATGTGAAacacaaaatatgaaaatttaacTAGCAATACAAAATATCCATTGCAAagtttttacccaaaaaaaattgataactgaattGCCTTAATATATCAAAACTAAAAGGATTACCTTAACCATGTTGTATGCATATTCCTTGGTTGTCTTGTTCACTGTCTTCCAACTCTTTTCACAAATGGAAAACTGAAAATAATCAGCACCCAAACTCCCAAAAAAATCACTTAATAATCCAGCCACCTGATCAACCGGTTGCAACTCTTTGTTAAACAGAAGTATGATCTTTctatttggaggaagtgctataGCCCCCTTGATGCTCCGACTCGTCCCTTTTGTCACGTC
Encoded here:
- the LOC112750702 gene encoding very-long-chain (3R)-3-hydroxyacyl-CoA dehydratase PASTICCINO 2A-like, which gives rise to MFAIIQCNCILIFLISSLGGFTISELNIDSRIQICSGFGFHNAGLVRSPISPTLPQIGSRLCLTWGILWSFPETRNHVLVTSLLMSWSITQIIHYSFFGFKEAFPSWLLWLRRFLHAQLLPRTMTSSSITDEFGFGIGSCIHSWCRISF